The Elaeis guineensis isolate ETL-2024a chromosome 11, EG11, whole genome shotgun sequence genomic interval ATTCCATCCCGAGGGTGCCAATATAGGCGGCGAGCAATTGTCAGACCCAAGAGCGCCCGACGGCCGCAAGGCTAACTAAAAAGCCATTCCAATGACTGCCCAGAGCTGATCTGCCACTCTCAGGCATACTAAGTGGGTTTATCTTCCCCAGCCACACCAACGAAGCCTCGCACAACAAGGAGGCACACCTTACCATGCCACCTCAAGGCCCGATCAATGAACTACTTTTCAGAATAAATCCTTTGAACTGAAAAGTGGGGATATGTGTTGGACCATATTTTATCTATCTGCTAATGTGATGATTCTCAGATGACAAGGCAAACACATGGTGACATAACCTGGCACAGAGACCTTGCAGTCCGAGTGACATCACATAGCCCCTTCGGCAACTCTATAGATATTGGCTACAATCTGATCACTCGGATAAGATCAGCAGATCGACGATGACTACATCGTCAGGCAAATGCCGACCCCACTCGATCTCGAGGCTCTATAAGATCTATCGAAGCTTCGAATGGTCTCTAGCATATGGAGGGTCCCGATCTGACAGTCGATGATACTAGTAGTCTTTTTCCACTAGTGGAGGATCAGTCCCATCAGAACCAGCTGACACCCACTATCTCTGGCCCTCTAATGGCCACTTCTCTGATGAGTGGCGACCTGCCACCTGACAGGCCTCCCCTCATAAAAGAAAGGCAAATACCAACATCACAAGGGATTCCTCTCTCTTTGGCTCTCGCTATCCGCCTCTTACTGTTCTCCCTATCCGATTGTGACTGACTTAGCCATTGGAGAGTCCTCCATTAGAGAACATCCCAACCTCTCTCCGATGGCCAAACTTTCCTTGTAGGTACATAGAGGCCAAGATCAGCTTCCCCTGCTCCAGCCTGCCGGCGGCACAACACGCCGCACATGCCACTTTGCCCCAATCAGAGAGGAGCAGCAACAAGTACTTACAATACTTTTCTCTCTTAAAAATCGATAAGTGTGCATTATCAAACTAAAAAGTATAAATATGTAGCACAAATTCACAATGTTAGCTTATTACCATCAACGTGGGCAAAAAGGGCTGAccaatttctctttttttgttcCCTCATCTCCCGAATAGAATGATGGAAAGCTATCAATGAAGCAATTCATTATGAGAATGATGATTTAAGCTTACCATTAGGAATGGCTATAATCATACAAAAAGGTTAAATGCAGGGTCGGGAATAGATGATATCAAAGCAAGGATATTAATGATTCTCTCTCTAATCTAGGCTTAGATCAGTGATCCTTAAAGATATGAACATTACTCTTCTAGTATGCTGATATTCTACTCAATGGAAGAGAAGACCCTCAAGTTACGTTCTAACCAGATGCTTCAACATAATGCAGCAAAATAACAATTCCAATCTCCTGCTCAAACTATTAGGAAAAGAAAAATTCACATGCAGCTAAACTTGGTTATGCTACTTGTTCACAGCCTTGCTCTTTCTGCCATTATCCATTCACCTTCTTGACTCTAGTATTAAATAATTACTATCTCATAGTTGCGGTTAATATCCAGTAGCCAATGACTTATTTCTATAATCTAAGTTACATCAAGAAAATAGCCGAAgcacaaaatatatttttctcatgAAATTTGTCTACAAGTGCTCAGGTGCCCCTTATAAAATTATCCTGCTTTCATGTAACCTATGCATACTTGTGGTTACAACTAACGTCGTTATCTATTGTAACTTAGATGCAGAATAACCTGTTGATATTGCTTAATGTATAATTATTTGGTTACCTTCAATTAGCTTAAAATATAGAAGTTACAAGATATACATGTACTGGTTGTACACTTAAATTTTGCGAGTCATCCGCACAGAACAACACACTCTAATCCTGTAATGGATGCCGTTGGCAGCCAATTATTGGAAACCAACAGGCCCTATAGCtatgtttcttttcttttgttctctctctctctctctcttttttttttttttttgctactaCTGTCAGCAAATCATGGTTAAATCAGAATACATCACTGCTCCAGAAGTGATGAATATTTTCCTTGGAGAAAAATACTGCCATTGTCCCCATGTAAAGTCTCTTTTTTTTGAAAGGAGGGGATTGTTTCCATATTAGGGCAACAAGAATAATTCAGTTTTTCCACAGCTGGGAGAAAGCTCAATGATTGCTTCTCGACTATGTAGGTTTAGATTCCCGAACAGAAGTATATTAGTCCATATATACTCTTTTGGGGAAAAACTGCAAAGCTAGCACTATTCCTTCCTACTAAGACACACCGTctacttctaccaaaaaaaaaaaaaggacgacCGACTGCATGTTCCACCAAATTCTCAAGTCACGATGTCTGTTTCGAATGGCCCCTTTATCCTAGCCATTCAATTGCTCGTCCCATCACAACTAGGCATCTAGCTAAGAAACTCGAAGAAGTAGAGAGTAAGGCACAAAATCAGCGGATGAAACACGGAAAACAAAATTGGCTTGGAATCAGCtttgaagaataattttttattatgagCAGTTTAATTTAGTGTCAATATATTTGTTGCTGCAAGACTCTGGTAGGGTGGTGATGTGATTGGAGTTAAGCACCGATTAGAATCTGTGACGCCAGAGAGTATATCTACAAAAGAAGTCCAAACTCATCGGAGGCATTCTGCTGGGGGACCCTCTGATACTTAAGTTATCTAGAGTTTTGGAAACAGTAGAAAGAGGATTACAAGGATGGATTGAGCTTACTTTAGCTTAGCTTATCTTGGGGTACCTTTTGTATCTCTTTTTATTTGGAGGTTGAGCCCATAGACTGCTAGTTGGAATTGTAGATCGGTAGGTTACGTTCTGACCTTCATCGTGAGAGGAATCTCTCCCACTCTCTGGTATCAAGATTGTTAATCATGACTATCAGGCACAAGCTTCACCTGCATGTTTTGGCCGTATGAGTGGTGTCTGAGTTCACAGCTGATGTGACCTCACCACATCATCTCAGGTGCACCCTTGTGGGAGGATTGATTTCTTTTGCGCTTCAAGCAAAAAGAGTAACTATCTTAGTAGCTGGATCACCAACTCGATTCCTCTTTGACCACATTTTTTGTGTTATTGCTCTTGAGAACGGTTTTCGAGAATTTAAGGAGATGTTGTTTTGCAACTCATACAGTCTTTATTAAGAATAGAGCTCGAGGGGTTGCAGAATGATGTTCTTGAGGAGGCGATCCAGAGATGGCCCAGCTCAAGGGGTTGCAGAATGATGTTCTTGAGGAGGCGATCCAGAGATAGCCCCTGAAACCACCCAAGATTTGCCATGTGGTGAGTCGGGATAAGTTTCGaagcatgcttcatgagtggtcCCACACAGCTTGATCAGATAACGGTGTGAGGGTCATGCAATCTACCATTTCAGAGCTAGCCAAGTGGTGCAATTTGGTGCTTCGAGGAATGGATCCACACCATCGGTGGCCTATATAAACGGACCATCCATCCAATGGGATCTCCTACTATCTGACTATCAATCGCTCTTTCGTTATTATAGTTGTCAGAAAAATATTTCCTCTTCTTTGCCTAGTAGCTATGAGCTATCCCCATCCATCATCAAGCTGGCAGTCGAGAGAAAGATGGGCTCCTTAAGTAGGGGGTTCTCATCCAAGAGGGCAAGGCCTGCCCAGTCAAAGCTTTCTATTCCTAGCATAGCGCTACCTCTCCCCCAAGCACTAGATGGGTCGGTGAGGCCCAGGCTGGATCTTCCTGTGCTTGTGGAGCTCACCAGGACCACAAACTAGGCTTTCATCGAGGCTAGACTCGGATGTgttgaggagttcaaagcctgAGGAGATTTTGAAGATGAGATCGTCAGGGCATCTTCGACTGGGTTCATCCAAAGCTTCGTGAAGATGAGATCGTTAGGGCATCTTCGGCTGGGTTCATCCAAAGCTTCGAGAATTGCAAGGCCCATATTAAGAAGATGGTCTCGAAGCTGGACCTGAGGTGGCTTTGCTCTGGCAACAGTGATGAGGAGGTTGGAGCATTCTTTTCAGATGAGGTCTAGGTCCTCATCTTTTTGAATTTGCTTTTGATCCCTTTACCTCGGTGAAGTTCTGTAATAAAATGTTTATTCATGAAAAATATGTATTTTACTATATATACCTCTTATTCGAAGCTTTCACTTCTCTATGATGTCGGTGTGATCAGCTTttagccttcatcaagggcttagATGGCACTGATAGATCGGCTGAATTAATTCTATGCTTGAGTTGAAATCTTGATATTATCTGAAGcttctgcttcatctgcatgtgaTGAATGGACTTTTGGAAGTCTTGGATTCGCATGTGtggcaagcatcgaatgctgatTGGTGCTGCATCACTTTTGTGAATTAGAGAAGATGATTCATCTCGATATTACATAGTCAGGAGCCGCACAATTCAAAGGTCTAGTGGGGCTTACATTTAATACTGATATCTGTTCTCCAAGAAGCATAGCTTTTTGGGTCATTAAGGTGGCGATGTCTGTCGTGCAGCTAGTGGGATATTTGAATTCACTTGGGCCTACCCCTTCTATAAATGGAGGCTCTGCTAATTGGGGCTGGTATCGTCCTTGATTGTTTTCTTCAATTTTATGGTGGAGCTGCCTTGTCCAGTGTTGGAGGTTCACTAGCATTTTTCTTTGGCTTGAGAAACCTTCTACCCTCCAATTAGTCACAGTAGGCTTTGAGGGAGTGCTTCAGTGGGCGTTCCGCTTTGGTATGAGAGATATTGAAAAATTTTGCTACTTTGGTTTAGAGGTCGTGGAGGCAACCATCTGGGCTCTTAGATGCCCTATCCTCCATGGTTAGGTTTTGGACCTTTCTAAAAAGCTTGCTTCTTTTACCTAGAGCTACTTTTGGCCTTCCTTGGAAATGTGTGGTGAAGGCGAGTGTGATTTCAAAAGGGAAGTGCCTCATGCCATCATTGATGCTCTTCTAAGGAGGCCGGTGAGTGTCATCGAATGGGGGGTCCCATGTTCTCCATTCGGGAATGCATCATCCTGATGCCTAGCTCATGCTCTGAGGCTGTTGGTCGAGCAATTTtgatcctttcttctttctttgttgCAACAAGCTCCACTCGATTGAAATGTAATGAACCTTCTAAATAAAAATACTTTTACATTGAGGTCATTTCTCCTCATTGTTTTAAGATGAGTCGACTTTTCTGTTGTAGTCATCGCCAACTGCCGCTAGCAGTATAAGATTTTCAAGGGCCTAATCCCTATTGGCTCAGTGGACCATGTGGCTATAATGAGCTATTTGTAGCTACAGTAGATCATGTTGATGGCTATAGTGGGTTGTCTCGACTATAATGGGCTGTGTGGCTATAATGAACCATCATGATTTTAGTGGATCATGTTGACGGCTACAGTGGACCGTCTCGACTATAATGGACCACGTGGCTATAGTGAGCCATCTGTGGCTATAGTGGGCCATGTCGACAGCTATAATGGACTGTCTTGACTATGGTGGATCATTTCTGACTACAATAGACCATCCGTAGCTATAGTGGGCTATGTCAGCTATAGTAGGCCGCATGATTATAGTGGGCCATCTATGGCTATAGTAGATCATGTTGATGGCTAACGTTGATGGCTATAGTGGATCATATAGCTATAGTGGATTATGTTGATCGTCACGGTAGACTGTCTCGACTATAGTAGGCCATGTGGCTACAGTGAGCCATCCGTGACTATAGTGGGTCACTTTGACGGCTATACTGAGCCATCTTAACTATAGTAGGCCACGTTGAGCTTTCCGATGGTAGGGCCTCTACATCAAGAGAATCTCAGAGAGCTTCTTGCTCTCTTCTAGGCACTGAGTTTTGTGAGGTTCGAGGCTTCATCCGCATGCAAAGACCAATAGAGGGCCTGATTATCCAATTGGATTGTCACGTGCCATATGAGCCTTCCCAGGCTACTTTCAAGGATATCATTGCTGGGGCCTTGTATTGCTTGGCGTGGCCTTTGCTCCAGTCTCTTCTTTTCTATGTCGGCTGGCAATTTTATCCTTTAGACAATATTATAAATACAGTGTCAGAGAGATTTTTATTACAAATGAAAAGTATATTTACATCGGCATTGGCTATCATCTATAATGCGATGATGGCACCAGTGAGCTCCCCTAAAAGTTAAGAAGAAGAGCGATGCCCCTCGATGCACTGCTCCTTTTATCTCCCCACCTATATCTCCTGCCCCCCATGCCTCCAGTAGGAGTAGAGATGGTATTGATGATGCCGGCCGTTGGTCGATTGTCGTTGTTTTCCTCATTGGGGCTCGATTGTGCCACTTTTGTACGTACTTGCCGAGGTAGCTTCTGGGGATCAAGACTTCAATCTTGTTCTTGAGTTGGTGGCACTCTTCGACATCATGATCATGGTTACGGTGGAAGTGATAGTACCTCCTCCTACTCTTGTCTGAGGGAGACTTCATTGGTCCAGGATACCataaatatccttagtcctcaatctccatcaggatctcagATTGTTGGGTAGATGGAGTGTAGCTGTTGAATCATCAGAAGGGACTTCTCAGGCGATAGCTCTTTCAAGGTCAGAAAGGTTCACTCTTGATCCATGCCATCTGGGGATCCTCCCAACTCCTCTTCTTACCAGAGATCTTCTATCCTTCTGCCTGCCTACGGAGCTCTCGAGCTTTCTCTATCTAGATATATTTCTTGGCTCAGGCCAGCAGGTCGGCATAGTCCCTCAGAAATTTTTTATCAAGAGAAAAGGTGAGGCGCTCATTCTGCAAGCCTCACTTGAGCACTGATATTGCCACCGACTGATCGAGATTCTGCACCTCAAGTTTGGCAGTATGGAAGCATGCAACATAGTAGCACAGTGACTCACCCTCTTCTTGGTAGAGAGAGGAGGTTGTCGGAGTTTCAAAGCTGGGGTCGGTGGCTGTAAAGTGGATAATGAATAGCCTACCAAGCTGTTCAAATGAATAGATGGATCCTAGCTAGAGTCCAGAATACCACGCCTGCACTAACTTTCTGAGGGTGGTTGGGAAGGCGTAGCACAAGAGAGCATCTGAAGTATCTTGAAGCATCATAAGAGTTCTATAACCCTATAGATGATTAAGAGAATCTGAGGAACCGTCATATGGCTCCAGCTAAAGTATCTTGAACTGACTTGTGATTGATTCTTCTAGAATGGCCTAGGTGAATCATAGCCGAGAGTTGAAGTCAAGGCCATCACTGCTCCAGTGAGGCCCAATCTAGACTTCACCAAGATGACGCTCAGTTTCTCGAACTTTCTTCTTGAGCTCCTCCTCGTGCCATGATCTCCTAGGCTTAGGGTAATAGGCTAAGATCAAATCACCAACGGAGGAAGAGTTTTCTTGCTATACCTCTCCCCTTAAGCTTTGACGGGAAGGCGAATGAGCCGGAATGGCGATGGAGTGGCATGAACGCCACCAAAGGGAGGGTCCTGAACTCTGGGATCGAGACTGCCGGCTAAGATGGGAAGGAGCTGGTCAAGGATTCAGTTCCACAGGCTGTCACTGCTACTCCATCACCTATTAGAACCATTGTATAGCATTGGCCAGTGTCTGGATCTAGTGCGCCAAAGCTTTAGACAACGGTGGATCTATTATGGTTGGAGGTTATATCGCCATGAATCCATGGGTAGTGCTGCTCCAGCTACGGTGGATGGATTGGCGGTGGGAGGTGACGAAGTTTTATGCTCTCATCTGTACCATAATTCTCTTTTCTCTTAGAAGGGCCTGATATCCTTTCTCTAGCGCTAATCTATTACCGCAAGACTCCAGTGGACGCTGATATAACTGGAGTTGGACGTCGGTCAGGATCTGCGATGCTGGAGggtacctacaaaggaagtccacactcaGCAAGGATGTTTCAATaggagaccctccaatgcttaagttagccaaaattttaaaaatagttgaGAGAAAAGATTATAAGATTGGAGTGAGCTTGCTTTAGCTTATCTTATCTTTGTGTCCCCTTCATACTTTTTTTATTTGGAGATTGAGCCCATAGGCTGCTAGTCGGAATCTGTATTTGTTAGATCTAGTTCTGTAGGTCGGTAAGTCATATTCTGGCCTTCGTTATGAGAGAAGTCTCTTTCATTTTTCTGTAGCGAGATTGTTAGTCATGGATGTCAGGTGCAAGCTTCACCTACATGGTTTAGCTACAGAGGTGATGTCTGGGTTCACAGCTAGTCTGATCTCATCACATGCATCATCTTAGGTACATTCTTTGGAGGATTGGTTTCGCTCGACGAGTCTCTGCCGTAATAATATttgatctttcaattatttctTGCATGTTAATGTATATTATTCccatccaaatatgatttgatcaGACTACTTACATGGGTGAACAGTGATCGGCTAATTTTACTTGGAATGCTCAGTTGAACTGCTCAGATGAACAAATCTGCTTAAAGCTGTGTCTAACTcgaaaataaaagagagaatatGGAAGGCTGCCGGATTTTATTTGGCAAGGGACCTTCGATGCTTAGGTTAGGCAACAATTTTGAAGAACAATGAGGCTcgagaaaaaataagaattagcattaaaaaaaaaaaaagagtatatGTAAGTGTAGCCAGAGCTCGCGAGGTTTCACTATACAGATCATGCATTAATAATCTTGAGCCGAGCTACAATGGCCGTCTCTTGGGCAAACTTTAATGGCCTTTATGGACTATTTAATGGAAGCCATGTGGTGAGCTTTCATTAGCTGTTAGATTACGCCAACTGAGGTCGGATTCGAGGCATATCATATGctaattttagtaaaaaaaaataagtcagacgTTACATTAATTGGTAACCATGGGAGATGCCTTGGCCATACTTGATAGCAGACTGTCTTGAAACTATGGGCGAAATAGGAAGAAAAATTGGAGAGCACAAGTCGCATGGCAGACCTGGGCAGTATCTACAGAATGATACTTCTTCTTTGCACTACAACaagtattttaaaagaaaattaaagaaaacgATGACCAAAGACATTACCATCATTTGATTGAGGATGTGAACCGACAGAGGATACAAGATTGGGTTAGGGAGACTGAGCAGTGGAGTGGGTTACGTAGGAGCGGGCCATCGAAGAACAAAAGAACAAAGGCCCGTCGTTACATTTATTCCGTTTGTCTCGGTCAAACGAGTGCATGGTTCTATTGCATCAGATTTGCTTGAAGTTTATAGTACCGGATGATGGCGATATTTCATCGGTCCTAATTCATTGGATGGAACGCATGACCTACCATGCTTCATCTGGACTGCATAGCTTGACGTTGAAAAagctctttttaaaaaaaaaaaaaaattatattgcatcCAGGTTTTTTTTTGGGATAAAGAGCATCACTCTCGATTCATTAAATAAAAACTTACAACCACAAGTACATAAGATCTGCTCCATATATTAAGATACTATAGTAGTCAAAGCAAACGTAATTTAAATACATAACGAGACGATCCACCCGTAACTCTATGCAAAACACGAGATAGATTTACACACATTATAAATTTCGCATCCTTGTTGAGCACTCAAGTGAGAACATATTGCATCCAGATTAGGCTATCACTTTGTGAATAAGAGTGAGAAATGGTGGAGAAGAAGTGTGTATTTTGACCATTTGGCCATATAATAAGCTAAAAAATCATCATATCGTGGGTCCACAACTGCCGGCCACTAGGAGGAATCAagctcttcttttttttgaacTTACGATGTAGCCTAAAATGAGGTAAAAGGCCTGGATAAAGGTTAAATAATGATATTAATCATTATTCTTCGGGGATAATTTACGCTTGTTTGTTCATGCCCATAAGCTAAAACAAATCACTTCACTTagtgaaaaaaatataattcatagTCCTGACAACCAATGAACTGGTCAAAATCATCAAACTCTAATGGATTGCACATAGCCTGTGGGTCCAAAGACCCCTGACTGTTTACTCCGCAAAGATCATTCTTGATGGGCTCCTGGCAACCATCTTGATGCGTCATGCCATAATCTTCTACTCCCAGCTCACTGCCACTGCTTCCACCCTCGTTCCCCTCAACATCCAGCATCGACGTGAAGTCAAAGAGCTGCTCAACGTCAAATTCGGACACAGGCAAGTCAACCCATGAGCTTACCAACTCGTCATTGTTTTCCGGGAGCCAAGCTTCGAAGTGCTCCTCCGAGATTGTTGGCTTGAACCCCTGCATTGGTCCGAGAGGATTGTTTGATGGGTGAGAATGGCCATGAACACCCTCATGTTTCGTGTTCAGCTTAAGGTTTAGATCATCGATCGTTAATGTCTGTTTGCTCAAGTGAGTATTCCAGTGGTTCTTTATCTCGTTGTCTGTCCGGCCAGGCAATCTTCCAGCAATTAGAGACCATCTACAATACGAGTACAAGGTGATTAGATTTCAAAGCatgcatgctttttttttttcaacaacaAAAGGTGGTATGCTACTTCATGTGTTCCAAGCTCAGAAAGATTCGCCGAGCTATGTAACTCTGATAATGAGCCCCACAATGCGTACAGCATATACTCGGTGTAACCCGGGCCCGGTGAAGGCGTGTAGAAAGTCCAAGCACTGGACCATGTCTTCCAACCCAACTGCACGACATGTAACATGCCATCACTTGACCCGTGATACACCGAGTATCATGTGGGCCAACTACCAGcctttcaacctttatcagacgGGTGACAACTCGTATGATTGTGTGATCGAAGTGATGGTAGAGGGTTCCAAGGAATACCTGTTGCCCAGGAGGTTGTGGAGTCGAATAATGAGATCCTCTTCATCTTCAGATATATTCCCTCTTTTTATCCCAGGCCTCAGATAGTTCAGCCATCTCAACCTGCAGCTCTTCCCACACCTATTAAGCCCTGCCAATAGAAAAGAAATGCTACCAAATTATTATTACACCCAAGATCTTCATCAATATCTCTTACTGCTTTACCATTGTGTGCAAGAAAGCATGGCATCGATCTCTGGTATTTTCCAAATAACAGAAAAGTTGAGAGTTCATACTAAGTGCTCACTTCTCACAGCAGTGCAAAAGATCATGTCTGCTTTTCAGCATATATGTTGGGAAACTAATTAATAAAATTGTGTACAATAGGGAGTAAAAAGTAGgggaaaaaaatgaagagaaatgaaAGGTTGGTTATGTATAAGAAGTAAACAGTCACTGAAATTGAAAGAAGTCGCGTAGAAACTATGGAAAAGGACAAACAAGGACATATAATAAAACTAGCAGAGAATTTTAATGAGATTTAATATTGTTGTTTAACCTTTATGCAGGCTTGTTACCTTATTTTAGGCTTTAATTTATTCAAAGTTCAAAGAAAAGAAGTGTTTGGGTTCCTTTTGGTGGCCTAGAGTTGTGGACCCACCACATGATGGTCTTTGGGTTTTTCCAACCTCCGGTCTGATTCTGAAAACGATATTAAAAATGACAACTAAATAAAAGGAACGGTTTTTTACCATATGCCATCACATTTGATGTAATGAGATATTTACTTTTTAGTATGACTACATTTCTGAGTTAAGAAAAAAAGACTTGCACTGGCCACAAAGGAAATCAAAAATTCACCATATATGAAAGAcagcttaattttttaatttagttGATTAGTACTAATTACTTAGAAGATAAACTTATTATTTTTATGGAAAAGCTTTTCCAGTTTTCCAACGAAATTTGCAGAATGAACTATTATTAATGCAGCATGCTGCAATATTTCAAAGATTTCAAGTCAAATAGATATATTGCCAATAAATCTGCAAGCAATACATAGCCCTCAGCAGCTTTTCCTTTCGTACCTTTTCCTTTTCCCCATCAGTTTAAAGCTTCGAAATAAAACTGAGCCTGTGACTCAGTGTTCTTAATTATGAACTCCTTTCGTGGCTTCTCACGCTAGCTTCAGTCTCTATTAatttctctctcatcatttttttttcgatCTCTAAACAATAAATTTGGTAACAACACATGACTTGCCTAATTTCCTATAGTTTACTCAAAAATCAAGTTAAAATTCTAACCTCTTCTTAATACTCGCAGTGCatacaaaaaagaaaacaaa includes:
- the LOC140852342 gene encoding transcription factor MYB3-like gives rise to the protein MVKKTERVGKKGVVMVNKGAWTAEEDQKLVDYIRTHGDKKWRTLPAKAGLNRCGKSCRLRWLNYLRPGIKRGNISEDEEDLIIRLHNLLGNRWSLIAGRLPGRTDNEIKNHWNTHLSKQTLTIDDLNLKLNTKHEGVHGHSHPSNNPLGPMQGFKPTISEEHFEAWLPENNDELVSSWVDLPVSEFDVEQLFDFTSMLDVEGNEGGSSGSELGVEDYGMTHQDGCQEPIKNDLCGVNSQGSLDPQAMCNPLEFDDFDQFIGCQDYELYFFH